One window of Anaerotignum faecicola genomic DNA carries:
- a CDS encoding TetR/AcrR family transcriptional regulator yields MPRGKQSVGLLTQQKVLRAAVALFLEKGYTKTTIGEIARVAGFEVLSAEQ; encoded by the coding sequence TTGCCGAGAGGAAAACAATCAGTAGGTCTTTTAACACAGCAGAAGGTACTGCGTGCAGCGGTGGCTCTGTTTCTGGAAAAAGGCTATACTAAAACCACGATCGGAGAGATTGCAAGGGTGGCAGGCTTTGAAGTTCTTTCGGCGGAGCAATAA
- a CDS encoding ATP-binding protein yields MKRKIYDVLLEWKKDGAGKTALLIDGARRVGKSYIVEEFAKTEYKTYLMIDFNRVNDEVKDLFNNYLNDLDSLFMYLSVYYNVKLYPHESLIIFDEVQMYPRARAAIKYLVADGRYDYIETGSLMSIKKNVQDILIPSEERHIRMYPMDFEEFLLALGNDTLMGIIKKCFTENKPMGQSMHRKAMDYFRQYLIVGGMPQAVQEYVLSKDFDKVDKIKRDILTLYRADIMKHASGYEIKVASIFDEIPSQLQKHEKKFKLSSISKEARLRDYEDALFWLEDAMIVNICYNSTAPSIGLKLNMDRMTLKCYMADTGLLISHAFDENGIVSEELYKKLLFDKLEVNKGMIVENIVAQMLVASGHKLYFYSCSCREDKEERMEIDFLIAKSKTSNRHNISPIEVKSSKNYTITSLKKFIRKFDQQTNTPYVLHTGDLKEENGIVFLPLYMTPLL; encoded by the coding sequence ATGAAGAGAAAAATATATGATGTGCTCCTGGAATGGAAGAAGGACGGAGCAGGAAAAACAGCATTACTGATTGATGGAGCAAGGCGTGTTGGAAAAAGCTATATTGTTGAGGAATTTGCCAAGACTGAATATAAAACCTACCTTATGATTGATTTCAATAGGGTAAATGATGAAGTGAAAGACTTATTTAATAATTATCTGAATGATTTGGATTCGCTATTTATGTATTTATCGGTTTATTATAATGTAAAGCTATATCCGCATGAATCGCTAATCATTTTTGATGAGGTGCAGATGTATCCAAGAGCGAGAGCTGCGATTAAATATCTTGTGGCAGATGGGCGGTATGATTATATTGAAACAGGTTCACTCATGTCTATTAAAAAGAATGTGCAGGATATTCTGATTCCATCTGAAGAACGCCACATCAGAATGTACCCGATGGATTTTGAGGAGTTTCTCTTAGCATTGGGAAATGATACCCTTATGGGGATTATTAAAAAGTGCTTTACAGAGAATAAGCCAATGGGTCAGAGCATGCACCGTAAGGCTATGGATTACTTCCGGCAGTATTTAATTGTCGGGGGGATGCCGCAGGCAGTTCAGGAGTATGTTTTATCTAAGGATTTTGATAAAGTAGATAAAATCAAAAGAGACATACTTACCTTATATAGAGCAGATATTATGAAACACGCAAGTGGTTATGAAATTAAGGTAGCGAGTATTTTTGATGAAATACCGTCACAACTGCAAAAGCATGAAAAGAAGTTTAAGTTATCATCTATCAGTAAAGAGGCGCGCCTGCGGGACTATGAGGATGCGTTGTTTTGGCTTGAGGATGCAATGATCGTAAATATCTGTTACAATTCTACAGCTCCGAGCATTGGATTGAAACTTAATATGGATCGCATGACCTTAAAATGCTATATGGCAGATACAGGGTTGCTGATTAGTCATGCATTTGATGAAAATGGGATTGTAAGTGAGGAGCTTTATAAAAAATTGCTCTTTGATAAACTGGAAGTAAATAAAGGGATGATCGTGGAGAACATTGTTGCCCAAATGCTTGTTGCAAGTGGTCACAAATTATATTTTTACTCCTGTTCCTGCAGGGAAGATAAAGAAGAAAGAATGGAGATTGATTTTTTGATTGCAAAAAGCAAAACAAGCAATCGCCATAATATTTCTCCCATTGAAGTGAAATCTTCCAAAAACTACACAATCACATCCCTAAAAAAATTTATTAGAAAATTTGATCAACAAACAAATACCCCATACGTTCTGCATACAGGGGATCTAAAAGAGGAAAATGGAATTGTGTTCCTTCCTTTGTATATGACACCGTTGCTTTAA
- a CDS encoding PcfJ domain-containing protein codes for MGKNSLKKVLLRKIPVQLATEATISQARRHEKASYYIKAAVRMINHKRILVLQLYSRKDLVLGIKEPRIRTFLTKTDYISQYYEEGTVKWRTGRLDSLLAYDYYSKEEPVLCDTASERVVNTYLSYTEDERIKRSGYAKIRQAQNMILEQRLQKKHAIIEKRIDRKMQEIKPLPKDFDDWIDEVAMAHSRYIYYRYSRKKYMDGYCTHCHQEVKVHKVRHRAKGHCPKCGVKVIFLAEGKAKHIFDHGQVAYFQKTPKGFLVRYFSVSKSYYGDYRNPKISTKELMREFYEDSLVLGYEYRQFKQTGKIRWCQDWMKYSFLDVAVYTKNLHAVLKNTRYQYCALKEFASRWDGAAVNPYGYLKRYQSMPEIEYFVKAGLYAMTYELTSYSNYAYRVQRNKKSLHEMLGVSKQNFRFIQACDMSFYQLDIYNKLCKQGVNLSAGEFKRFYDTYRKNMDVIFALLQYTSLHKAERYCNGFIDRQYDLLTIMGIWKDYICFCRELGYDLKNSFVLFPKDLIVAHKLAYQDVLNRREQERRKKIQQEERRAKRLLKKYRNLYAWKDNRFAVVVPKDLLEIKEEGHTLHHCVATYTSRVADGTSIILFVRDLQSPDKPFYTMELQKNEIIQCRGYSNHVMTSEVQEFVKRYESRVLKKIREKNAA; via the coding sequence ATGGGAAAGAACAGCTTAAAGAAAGTGTTGCTTCGGAAGATACCGGTACAGTTGGCGACAGAGGCTACCATCAGTCAGGCAAGACGGCATGAAAAAGCATCGTACTATATCAAAGCAGCGGTAAGGATGATAAATCATAAACGAATTCTGGTATTGCAGTTATATAGCAGAAAGGATCTTGTTCTTGGGATAAAAGAACCGAGAATCAGAACCTTCCTGACAAAAACGGATTATATCTCACAGTACTATGAAGAAGGTACTGTGAAATGGCGCACGGGCAGATTAGACTCTCTGCTTGCGTATGATTACTATAGCAAGGAAGAACCTGTTCTTTGTGATACCGCTTCGGAACGAGTGGTGAATACATACCTTTCCTATACGGAGGATGAAAGGATAAAGCGAAGTGGGTATGCAAAAATCAGGCAGGCGCAGAACATGATTCTGGAGCAGCGGCTTCAAAAGAAGCATGCAATAATTGAGAAACGCATAGACCGGAAAATGCAAGAAATAAAGCCCTTGCCCAAGGACTTCGATGATTGGATTGATGAGGTTGCGATGGCGCACAGCAGATATATCTATTATCGCTACAGCAGAAAAAAATATATGGACGGCTATTGCACGCATTGCCATCAGGAGGTAAAGGTGCATAAAGTACGGCATCGTGCAAAAGGACACTGCCCGAAATGTGGCGTAAAGGTTATATTTCTTGCAGAGGGAAAAGCAAAACATATTTTTGACCATGGGCAGGTTGCTTATTTCCAGAAAACACCGAAAGGGTTTCTGGTACGGTATTTTTCTGTTTCCAAATCGTATTATGGTGATTACCGTAATCCTAAAATCAGCACGAAGGAGCTGATGCGAGAGTTTTATGAAGATAGCTTGGTTCTTGGCTATGAATATCGGCAGTTTAAACAGACCGGAAAAATCAGATGGTGTCAGGATTGGATGAAATATAGTTTCTTGGACGTAGCGGTCTATACAAAGAATCTGCATGCTGTTCTGAAGAATACGCGGTATCAATATTGTGCATTAAAGGAATTTGCCTCCCGTTGGGACGGGGCCGCAGTGAATCCTTATGGCTATCTGAAGCGGTATCAGAGTATGCCTGAAATCGAATACTTCGTGAAAGCGGGGCTTTATGCAATGACCTACGAGCTTACAAGCTATTCCAATTATGCATATCGTGTGCAGAGGAATAAGAAGTCCCTTCACGAAATGCTTGGGGTTTCCAAACAGAATTTTCGCTTTATTCAAGCCTGCGATATGTCCTTCTATCAGTTGGATATATATAACAAATTATGTAAGCAGGGGGTGAACCTGAGTGCCGGCGAGTTTAAGCGGTTCTACGATACATACAGAAAGAACATGGATGTTATCTTCGCGCTTTTACAGTATACGTCACTGCATAAGGCAGAACGGTACTGTAATGGTTTTATAGACCGACAGTATGACCTTTTAACAATTATGGGTATCTGGAAGGACTATATCTGTTTTTGCCGGGAACTTGGATATGATCTGAAAAATAGCTTTGTCCTGTTCCCGAAAGATTTAATTGTCGCTCATAAATTAGCATATCAGGATGTACTGAATAGACGGGAGCAGGAGCGGAGAAAGAAAATACAGCAGGAAGAACGCCGAGCAAAGCGATTACTGAAAAAATATCGGAATCTCTATGCCTGGAAAGATAATCGGTTCGCCGTTGTTGTGCCAAAGGATTTACTGGAAATCAAAGAAGAAGGACATACCCTCCATCACTGTGTTGCAACCTATACCTCCCGTGTGGCAGACGGAACGAGCATTATCCTCTTTGTGCGGGATTTGCAATCGCCGGACAAACCGTTCTATACGATGGAGCTGCAGAAGAATGAAATCATTCAGTGCAGGGGATACAGCAATCATGTTATGACGAGCGAGGTGCAGGAGTTTGTGAAACGATACGAAAGCAGGGTTTTGAAGAAAATCAGAGAGAAAAATGCAGCATAA
- a CDS encoding Cas9 inhibitor AcrIIA9 family protein, whose protein sequence is MDIFKSMNQTKVADFSVFKPKKKNPVTAEEQNEQNPVPQKETVAGRMTEKTVLPIKEEIPVEQDEKGDSVPEESVPRENEKDNGNIIPFKQQENQSEEAAVKLEAELETAKSNLLPVFPIVRYLKNKCQNDATFAALVNDEQKTLAKCFAYVTSEVKKALNSQNGWLDDNEVYAYAETYYMTDEATFERLAAEKAEEEKKRQEEVARKRKEREEKLKKLEKERKKKNAKEKEKTVIKEESPQTENPEIQNQLCLQM, encoded by the coding sequence ATGGATATTTTCAAAAGTATGAATCAAACAAAGGTAGCAGACTTTAGTGTTTTTAAACCGAAGAAAAAGAACCCTGTAACAGCAGAAGAACAGAATGAACAAAATCCTGTTCCCCAAAAAGAAACTGTTGCGGGCAGAATGACAGAAAAAACAGTATTGCCCATAAAAGAAGAAATTCCTGTAGAACAGGATGAAAAGGGTGATTCCGTACCGGAAGAATCTGTACCAAGGGAGAATGAAAAGGATAACGGAAACATTATCCCCTTTAAACAGCAGGAGAATCAGAGTGAAGAAGCAGCGGTTAAACTGGAGGCTGAGTTGGAAACTGCAAAGAGTAATCTTTTGCCGGTATTTCCCATTGTCAGATATTTGAAAAATAAATGTCAGAATGATGCTACATTCGCCGCATTGGTCAATGATGAGCAGAAAACACTTGCCAAGTGCTTTGCGTATGTAACAAGTGAGGTGAAGAAAGCATTAAACAGCCAGAATGGATGGTTGGATGATAATGAGGTTTATGCTTACGCAGAGACCTATTATATGACGGACGAAGCTACTTTTGAACGATTGGCGGCGGAAAAAGCTGAGGAAGAAAAGAAGCGGCAGGAGGAAGTAGCAAGAAAACGGAAAGAACGGGAAGAAAAACTTAAAAAACTGGAGAAAGAGCGGAAGAAGAAAAATGCCAAGGAAAAAGAAAAAACGGTTATAAAGGAAGAATCGCCCCAGACGGAGAATCCTGAAATACAGAATCAGCTTTGCCTACAGATGTAA
- a CDS encoding cobaltochelatase CobT-related protein: MRTSHKEMRRKINAEVSKITDEELFSSAAFAAYLTDIAEAVTKRYKRRLRVETIYDTSENAMIACTNNRNILINTGNYISQSMPYRKLKAESILGLVGHEVGHMLFTNFRISETYFSELSYGRLYPQMELSEEEQESFTEVTDYFKAGTEAQKQAILKAAKLLLNILEDAYIEARICDRYTGRFATGIHLNNIRFTEMMPSVTEQLTNGCYRFSVFCNLLNQYCRSGDINNRDGYTGELLDLFYDVLPLVDDAIYDEDMKRRCYAVNRILLMVWAYIKEIAEKAEEKENTSEILQKLNKQIPQMAEVPSLNGTPIAAGSSVDTQKYIGGRTEIEEKLRKATEQESGRIPWMKTDDFDEGEEGGVEQNLSYHGAGYSTAGDDISRILTAVAKEKVQEELSLALTEEMQQEAEHIRLGNAHSGIKIIINRMQEIEESYIQQYQSVAPPLLAISKQIQKRLQRVFKDMSFTGKESALLMGRRIEPRLLMDREGRFFSRNRLPSEKKSLAVAVLMDESGSMADQDRVTYARAAGIIIYDFCKAMDVPILIMGHTDDSNVQIYAYTDFDSMDKMDRYRLMDLSARYGNRDGAALRYVAERLLKQPEEKKLLLLVSDGQPAGTGGYLGSAAEADLRGIKKEYTNKGILFVAAAIGDDKENIERIYGDAFLEISDLTKLPFLLVKKIEKELKG, translated from the coding sequence ATGCGAACATCACATAAGGAAATGCGGCGAAAAATCAATGCAGAAGTATCTAAAATTACGGATGAGGAATTGTTCAGTTCCGCAGCCTTTGCGGCGTATCTGACAGATATTGCAGAGGCAGTAACAAAACGTTATAAGAGAAGGCTGCGCGTGGAAACGATATACGATACGTCTGAGAATGCGATGATTGCCTGTACCAATAACCGTAATATTCTGATTAACACAGGAAACTATATTTCTCAGAGTATGCCTTACAGAAAGCTGAAGGCGGAGAGTATTCTGGGGTTGGTCGGGCATGAAGTCGGACATATGCTCTTTACAAATTTTAGAATTTCGGAAACGTACTTTTCAGAATTATCCTATGGCAGGCTATATCCACAGATGGAGTTATCGGAAGAGGAACAGGAAAGCTTTACAGAAGTAACGGATTATTTTAAGGCAGGCACAGAAGCGCAGAAACAGGCAATTCTAAAGGCAGCAAAGCTTCTCTTAAATATCCTTGAGGATGCTTATATAGAGGCGAGAATCTGCGACCGATATACAGGGCGGTTTGCTACGGGTATCCACCTTAATAATATCCGTTTTACGGAAATGATGCCATCTGTTACAGAGCAGTTAACAAATGGCTGCTATCGGTTTTCTGTGTTTTGTAATCTTCTGAATCAGTATTGCCGCAGTGGTGACATCAATAACCGCGATGGGTATACGGGAGAACTGTTAGACCTTTTTTATGATGTGCTACCGCTGGTGGATGATGCGATATACGACGAGGATATGAAACGCAGATGCTACGCAGTCAATCGAATACTGCTTATGGTTTGGGCGTATATCAAGGAAATTGCGGAAAAAGCGGAGGAGAAAGAAAACACATCTGAAATATTGCAGAAATTAAACAAACAGATTCCGCAAATGGCAGAAGTGCCGAGTTTAAACGGCACACCGATTGCGGCAGGCAGTTCGGTTGATACACAGAAATACATAGGCGGGAGAACGGAGATAGAAGAAAAACTGCGGAAGGCAACAGAGCAGGAATCCGGAAGAATCCCCTGGATGAAAACAGATGATTTTGACGAAGGAGAAGAAGGTGGTGTAGAGCAGAATCTGTCCTATCATGGAGCAGGGTATTCCACTGCCGGAGATGACATCAGCCGTATTTTAACTGCTGTTGCGAAGGAAAAGGTACAGGAAGAACTGTCATTGGCATTGACAGAGGAAATGCAGCAGGAGGCAGAGCATATTCGATTGGGAAATGCACACAGCGGTATAAAAATTATCATTAACCGTATGCAGGAGATAGAGGAAAGCTATATACAGCAGTATCAGAGTGTAGCACCGCCATTGCTTGCGATTTCCAAGCAGATACAGAAACGCCTGCAAAGGGTATTTAAGGATATGTCCTTTACAGGGAAAGAATCCGCTCTTCTGATGGGCAGACGTATAGAACCAAGACTGCTTATGGATAGAGAAGGCAGGTTTTTCTCTAGAAATCGTCTGCCGAGTGAAAAGAAATCTCTGGCAGTTGCAGTGCTGATGGATGAAAGCGGTTCTATGGCGGATCAGGACAGAGTGACCTATGCCAGAGCGGCAGGTATCATTATTTATGATTTCTGCAAGGCAATGGATGTACCGATTCTGATTATGGGGCATACGGACGATAGCAATGTTCAGATATATGCCTATACGGATTTTGATTCCATGGATAAAATGGATCGGTATCGGTTAATGGATCTGTCAGCCAGATACGGGAATCGGGATGGTGCAGCCCTGCGGTATGTTGCGGAGCGTTTATTAAAACAACCCGAGGAAAAGAAGCTGTTGCTGCTGGTATCAGACGGACAGCCGGCCGGTACAGGCGGCTATCTGGGTTCGGCGGCAGAAGCAGATTTAAGAGGGATTAAGAAGGAATATACGAATAAGGGAATATTGTTTGTTGCAGCTGCAATCGGGGATGATAAGGAAAACATTGAACGGATTTACGGAGATGCTTTTCTGGAGATTTCTGACTTAACAAAGCTGCCTTTTTTATTAGTGAAAAAGATAGAAAAAGAACTGAAAGGATGA
- a CDS encoding helix-turn-helix domain-containing protein: MYENIAENLRYLRASRDPVYSQREIAKKLHVSKSTYARYERGELIPPLWFLHQVAVFYGVSVGVLLSKELGKE, from the coding sequence GTGTACGAGAATATTGCAGAGAATTTGAGATACCTGCGTGCAAGCAGAGACCCGGTTTATTCCCAAAGAGAGATTGCAAAAAAGCTTCATGTCAGTAAAAGCACCTATGCAAGATATGAAAGAGGTGAGTTGATTCCACCTCTTTGGTTTTTACATCAGGTGGCTGTTTTTTATGGGGTATCGGTCGGCGTATTGTTGTCTAAGGAGTTAGGGAAGGAGTGA
- a CDS encoding AAA family ATPase, with protein sequence MAANKIFASWTWNRKLPAPFDDVSVNVKSNMHLSTYNMESTRTASLHAATLSAILQRMELHITPEDENAGAVGTQGDLLYTVEYPSKTGELHTVVFNRKTGKFIAGRYDDLTQPPKPYVLKENEQSGTALFFALLDIALEDEEFMWHYNMLLEQKRMGFPDLTVAAEHAYILCDNLYRRVKKADTLGGAGIHVVTPTTGNIPNFTAINLNRGAYNPDTVLFGKFKVFTVSQNVGKKRRMSITHEDFIGKYVLEERELTEKEQQCVPTLPDWYVVPDEVVSICKHAQQTTRSSRPMRNFLLRGNAGTGKTEGAKAIAAGLGLPYLHLTCSANTEIFDIMGQMMPVSQKQNTMVEYPTFEDIRMDAATAYFKLTGEYNETITEDEVYDKLLEVIAEDARKFGDTTKQQFSYVESPLVQAMRKGYVLELQEPTVISNPGVLVGLNSLLDTCGAVTLPTGERIERHPDTIVVVTTNIGYEGCRSLNQSILSRMDLIMDMEEPDVDTLVKRVSGITGYKEKSRLKLMAEIVASIQQKCRMNMIDDGCCGVRELISWVQSYMICGDLMEAARYTILPSVSADAENRAEIMSTCIEPVLNV encoded by the coding sequence ATGGCAGCAAATAAGATTTTTGCATCATGGACGTGGAATCGGAAACTTCCGGCACCCTTTGATGATGTATCTGTGAATGTGAAAAGCAATATGCATTTATCGACGTATAATATGGAGAGTACCCGTACAGCGTCCCTTCATGCGGCAACCTTATCTGCAATTTTACAGCGGATGGAGCTGCACATTACCCCGGAGGATGAAAATGCCGGAGCAGTCGGAACACAGGGAGATCTGCTATATACGGTGGAGTATCCGAGTAAGACAGGCGAACTGCATACAGTAGTATTTAACCGCAAAACAGGGAAATTTATTGCAGGGCGTTATGATGACCTTACCCAGCCGCCAAAACCGTATGTCCTGAAGGAAAACGAACAAAGCGGAACAGCATTATTCTTTGCATTACTCGATATTGCACTTGAAGATGAGGAGTTCATGTGGCATTATAACATGCTTCTGGAACAGAAACGAATGGGATTCCCCGATTTGACTGTTGCTGCAGAGCACGCCTATATTCTTTGTGATAACCTGTACCGCAGGGTGAAAAAAGCAGATACATTAGGCGGTGCAGGTATTCATGTAGTCACACCGACAACGGGGAATATTCCGAATTTTACAGCGATTAACCTGAATCGTGGGGCATATAACCCGGATACTGTATTATTCGGAAAGTTCAAGGTATTTACTGTAAGCCAAAACGTAGGGAAGAAAAGGAGAATGTCGATTACACATGAGGACTTTATCGGGAAATATGTATTAGAAGAACGTGAATTAACGGAAAAAGAACAGCAATGTGTGCCGACTCTTCCGGATTGGTATGTTGTACCGGATGAGGTTGTAAGCATCTGTAAACATGCACAGCAGACCACACGCAGCAGTCGTCCGATGCGGAATTTTCTCCTGCGTGGCAATGCCGGAACAGGCAAAACAGAAGGAGCAAAAGCGATTGCAGCAGGCTTAGGATTGCCTTATTTGCATCTGACCTGCTCTGCTAATACGGAAATCTTCGATATTATGGGGCAGATGATGCCCGTATCGCAGAAACAGAACACTATGGTGGAATACCCGACCTTTGAAGACATCCGCATGGATGCGGCAACGGCGTATTTTAAACTGACGGGTGAATATAACGAAACTATTACAGAGGATGAGGTATATGATAAGCTGCTTGAGGTGATTGCAGAGGATGCAAGGAAATTCGGTGATACCACAAAACAGCAGTTTTCCTATGTGGAATCTCCATTAGTGCAGGCAATGCGTAAGGGGTATGTTCTGGAGCTGCAGGAGCCGACTGTGATTTCAAATCCCGGTGTACTCGTTGGTCTGAACTCTCTTTTAGATACCTGTGGTGCTGTTACATTGCCGACAGGTGAAAGAATCGAGCGTCACCCGGATACGATTGTGGTTGTTACAACGAATATCGGCTATGAAGGCTGTCGTTCCTTAAACCAGTCTATTTTATCCAGAATGGATTTAATCATGGATATGGAGGAACCCGATGTAGATACCCTGGTAAAACGTGTTTCCGGTATTACAGGCTACAAGGAAAAAAGCAGGCTTAAACTTATGGCAGAGATTGTAGCGAGCATACAGCAGAAATGTAGGATGAATATGATTGATGATGGCTGTTGCGGTGTAAGAGAACTGATCAGCTGGGTGCAAAGCTATATGATCTGCGGCGATCTTATGGAAGCAGCGAGGTATACGATTTTACCCTCTGTATCTGCAGATGCGGAGAACAGAGCAGAAATTATGAGTACCTGCATCGAGCCTGTATTAAATGTATAG
- a CDS encoding single-stranded DNA-binding protein, whose protein sequence is MMIHMTTVGGVTADIEGKESANGATYLSFDLAVTKGYGTSRHTVYLQVWAFRAIAERLIAAKVKKGSQLLISGDFDVVTFERKDGSKGTVNKVILQDWEFVSGSKNNEDKAEEKKSQPKATYQEHYCTDDEDLPL, encoded by the coding sequence ATGATGATTCACATGACAACGGTAGGCGGTGTTACAGCGGATATTGAGGGGAAGGAGAGTGCCAATGGCGCAACGTATCTTTCCTTTGATCTTGCAGTAACAAAGGGCTACGGCACAAGCAGGCACACAGTATATTTACAGGTATGGGCCTTTCGTGCGATTGCTGAACGGCTTATAGCAGCAAAGGTCAAGAAAGGGAGTCAGCTTTTGATTTCCGGTGATTTTGATGTTGTTACATTTGAGCGGAAGGATGGCAGTAAAGGGACGGTAAACAAGGTGATTTTGCAGGATTGGGAGTTTGTAAGCGGCAGCAAAAATAATGAGGATAAAGCTGAGGAAAAGAAATCTCAACCAAAGGCAACGTATCAGGAGCATTACTGCACAGATGATGAGGATCTTCCGTTATAA
- the istB gene encoding IS21-like element helper ATPase IstB: protein MTNQSTIDKLIEMRLTAMADAFRIQMDDPAMKEVPFEDRFGMLVDVEYSNRKNNRLKRLIRQAEFEQPDASIAAIDYHSGRKLNKALINRLVTCEYITEYRNIFITGATGNGKTYMACAFGMEACKHYYSVRYVRLPDLLLDLQAARDNGTFSTVLKKYTKPIVLIIDEWLLLKLTEAEARNLFELIHKRRKKSSTIFCSQFRESEWYQQICDGESTLADAIMDRISYDSYKIDIESVDPSKDLSMREVYGLDPAMAK from the coding sequence ATGACAAATCAAAGTACAATCGATAAACTTATTGAAATGCGTCTGACTGCTATGGCAGATGCATTCCGCATCCAGATGGATGATCCTGCAATGAAGGAAGTTCCATTCGAAGATCGGTTCGGCATGCTTGTTGATGTCGAATACAGCAACCGCAAAAACAATCGTCTGAAAAGGCTGATCCGCCAGGCTGAGTTTGAACAGCCAGATGCCAGCATCGCAGCGATTGATTACCATTCTGGACGAAAGCTGAACAAAGCACTGATCAACCGTCTGGTAACCTGTGAATACATTACAGAATACCGGAACATCTTTATTACTGGAGCAACTGGAAATGGTAAAACTTATATGGCCTGTGCCTTTGGCATGGAAGCATGCAAGCACTATTACTCAGTACGGTATGTACGACTTCCTGATCTATTATTGGACTTACAGGCTGCCAGGGACAACGGAACTTTCTCGACTGTCCTGAAGAAATACACCAAGCCAATAGTACTGATTATTGATGAGTGGCTGCTTCTTAAACTGACAGAAGCTGAAGCCAGAAATCTTTTTGAACTGATACATAAAAGACGAAAAAAATCTTCAACGATCTTTTGTTCTCAGTTCCGTGAAAGTGAATGGTACCAGCAAATCTGTGATGGTGAAAGTACTCTTGCCGATGCCATCATGGATCGTATATCGTATGATTCCTATAAAATCGATATTGAAAGTGTTGACCCATCTAAAGACCTCTCTATGAGAGAAGTATATGGACTGGATCCAGCAATGGCAAAGTAA